From the genome of Streptomyces spinoverrucosus:
TCCGACCTCGAGGGTGTACTCGCCCTCGCCCATCGCGTCCGTCTCGTCGAGCCTCGCCGAGAGCGCACGGCTCACATCGGCGATCCGGTCCAGGTCCGCTCCGGTGTCGGAGTCGACGACGACGCGCAGCACACGTTTGCGTCCGACCGAGTCCACCGCGATCTCTTCGAGATCCAGGCCCTGGGAGGTGACGAGCGGTTCCAGGAGTTCTCGCAGCCTCTCGCTCTGGGTGGTGCTCATCCGGGTGACTCCTCGGCCGCGTGTGCTGTTGTGGGATGGGTCGCGTGTCTGGTCAAAGGGTATCCGGTCCCGGGCGGTGATGCCGTCCACCTGGGTCGGAGCGGTGCCGATGAGTGGTATCGGACACGTGCGCGGGTACGGTGATCACGGGCGTGCCGCCCAGTCGTTTCATACGAGTCTTCGAGGACGTCAGCCGTGCCGTTTTCCCTGTCGCCGCGCGTGCCCTCGGGGCCGCGCAGAAGGACCCTGCTCGCCTCGGCCGCGGGCGTCGCCCTGCTCGCGGGCTGCTCCGCCGGACCCGACGACTCCGGCACCACGGGCGGCAGCCCGTCGGCCGCCGACCGGGCACGCGCGCGTGCGGCCCGGGACAGCGACGGGCTGATCGCACGGTACGACGCCGTGATGGTCGCTTTTCCGGGGCTCGTGGAGCGGTTGCGGCCGCTTCGGGACGCGGCGGTGCGGCACGCGGAGGCCTTCGGGGGCGTCCCGACGAAGGCCTCGCCGACCGCTTCGGCCCCGGCCACCGCGCAGGCCTCCCCCAGTGCCTCGGCTCCGGCCACCGCGCAGGCCAACCCCACCGCCTCGGCCCCGGCCACCGCGCAGGCCTCCCCAGAAGTCCCCGCCGGCGAGCAGGCCGCCCTCGCCGAGCTGGCCGCCGCCGAGCGAACGCTCGCAGACCGGCGGGCCAAGGCCCTGCTCGACGTGCCGGGCGAGCTGGCGCGACTGCTGGCGTCGGTGGCGGCCGCCGGGGCGGCGCACGCGTATCTGCTCACGGAGGGTGAGAGCAAGGCATGAGCAAGGCATGAGCGAGGCGAAGGACGAGGAGCTGCACGCCCTGCGGACGGCGTCGGCAGCCGCCAGAACGGCGCATCCGCATGCGTCCACGGAGAGTGAAGGCACAGCATGAGCGAGGCGAACCACGAGGAGCTGCGGGCCCTGCAGGCGGCGCTGGCGGCCGAGCATGCCGCGGTGTACGGCTACGGCGTGGTCGGCGGGCGGATCGGTGAGCAGCGGCGCACGGAGGCGCGGGCGGCGTACGACGCCCATCGGGCGCGGCGGGACGCGCTGGGGCGCGAGGTGCGTGCGCTGGGCGCCGAGCCGGTGGCCGCGGCCGCCGGGTACGCGCTGCCGTTCCCGGTGACGGACCCGGAGACGGCCGTACGACTCGCCGCCGAGTTGGAGGAACGCGTGGCCGGGGTGTACTCCGACCTGGTGCGGGCGGCCGGCGACGAGCGGCGGGGCCTGGCTGCGGCCGCGCTGCGCGAAGCGGCGGTGCGGGCGGTGCGCTGGCGCGGCCGGAGCGTAGCCTTCCCTGGGCTCGCCGAGCGGGCCGGCGCCGCCTCGGCGTCGGCGACACCCTCGGCGTAACGCGTACTGGAAGGGGACACCTCGCGTATGGCTTTCGAACCGCCGCAGCGTCTGGTCAGGGCGCTCGGTGAGACGGCGCCGCACGGTGACGACTGGCTGGAGAAGCTGCCCGAGGCGGCGCAACAGGCCGTTGCTCTACGCGAGTTGACCGTGGAACGGGTACAGGTGCCGGGCGGGCGGAGCAGCCTGGTGCTGCTGGTGCGGCGGGCGGACGGCACGCCCGCGGTGCTGAAGCTGGCCCCGCCCCGGGCCCGCCCGGAGAGCGAGCGGGCCGCGCTGGCGCACTGGAACGGCCTGGGCGCCGTACAGCTGCTCGAACCTGCCGCCGAGGACGGTGCGCTGCTGCTGGAGCGGCTGCATCCGGAGGTGTCGGTGCGGTCGCTGCCGGAGGCGAAGGCGCTGCTGGAGGCGGCGGGCACACTGCGGAAGCTGTGGGTGGAGCCGCCGGAGGGGCATCCCATCGAGACCGTGGCCGGGCGGACCGGGCGGCAGGCCGAGGCGATGCGGGCGAGCGCGGACGCGGACCTCGTCCCGCTGGTGGACGCGGCGCTCACCGCGCGTGAGGAGCTGCTGGCGGCGCCGCCGGAACATCGGTTGCTGCACGGCACGTTCCGGCAGAGCAAGGTGCTCGCCGGGGACCGGATGCCGTGGCTGGCAGTCGGTCCCGACCCGGTGGTCGGCGAGTGCGCCTTCGACCTGGCGCGCCTCGTCCGGGACCGGGTGGAGGACCTGATCGCCGCGCCGTCGGGCGCCGCGACGACCCGGCGGCGGGTGAGGCGCCTCGCGGAGTCGCTGGACGTGGACCAGGAGCGGCTGCGCGGCTGGACGCTGTTCCGGGCCGTGGAGTCGGGCGCCCGGGCACGGCGGGTGGGGCGACTGAAGGACGCGGAGCTGCTGCTGGAGTTCGCCACGTGGTTGTAGGGCGCTGCGGCCGAGGCCCTGGGGGCTGCTGCCCCCGGACCCCGGCTTCGGCCTGAACGGCCTCGTCCTCAAACGCCGGACGAGTTGAGCCGGTCGGCTCGACGATCCGTCAGGATGTGGCCGTCAGGCGGGCGATCGCCTCGTCGACCGGCAGCTCCTCGCGCTCACCGGTGCGACGGTCCTTGAGCTCGACCACGCCCTCGCCCGCGCGCCGCCCGGCCACCAGGATCTGCGGTACGCCGATCAGCTCCGCGTCGGTGAACTTCACACCCGGGGAGACGCCCGCGCGGTCGTCCACCAGGACGCGCACACCGGCCGCCGCCAGCTTGTCGGAGACCTCCAGGGCCAGCTCGGTCTGCAGGGCCTTGCCGGCCGCGACGACGTGCACGTCGGCCGGGGCGACCTCCTTGGGCCAGCACAGGCCCTTGTCGTCGGCGGTCTGCTCGGCGAGCGCGGCGACCGCGCGGGAGACGCCGACGCCGTACGAGCCCATGGTCACGCGGACCGGCTTGCCGTTCTGGCCGAGGACGTCGAGCTTGAGGGCGTCGGCGTACTTGCGGCCCAGCTGGAAGATGTGGCCGATCTCGATGGCCCGGTCCAGCTTGAGGCCGGTGCCGCACTTCGGGCAGGGGTCGCCCTCCTGCACCACCACGACGTCCACGTACTCGTCGACCTCGAAGTCACGGCCCGCGACGACGTTCTTCGCGTGCGTGTGCTCCTTGTTGGCGCCCGTGATCCAGCCGGTGCCGGGGGCCACGCGCGGGTCGGCGATGTACTTGACCTTCTCACCCAGGCCCTGCGGGCCGACGTAGCCACGGACCAGGTCCGGGCGGTCCGCGAAATCGGCCTCGGTGACCATCTCGACGGTGGCCGGGGCGAAGTGCGCCTCGACCTTGTCCATGTCGACCTCGCGGTCGCCGGGCACGCCGACGGCGACGATCTCACCGGCCACCTTGACGAGGAGGTTCTTCAGGGTGGCGGAGGCCGGGACGCCGAGGGAGGCGGCGAGGGTCTCGATGGTCGGGGTGTCCGGGGTCGGGATGTCCTCGGCGGCGGGTACGTCGGAGGCGTCCACCGGCTTCAGCTCGTAGGTGATCGCCTCGGTGTTGGCGGCGAAGTCGCAGTTCGGGCAGTCGGCGAAGGTGTCCTCGCCGGCCTCGGCCGGGGCGAGGAACTCCTCCGACTTGGAGCCGCCCATCGCGCCGGCGGTCGCGGCGCAGATGCGGTAGTCGAGGCCGAGGCGCTCGAAGATCCTCTGGTACGCCTTGCGGTGCAGGGCGTACGACTCGGCGAGGCCCTCGTCGGCGAGGTCGAAGGAGTAGGAGTCCTTCATCAGGAACTCCCGGCCGCGCAGGATGCCCGCGCGCGGGCGGGCCTCGTCCCGGAACTTGCTCTGGATCTGGTAGAGGATCACCGGCAGGTCCTTGTAGGAGGACGCCTGGTCCTTCACCAGCAGGGTGAAGATCTCCTCGTGGGTCGGGCCGAGAAGGTAGTCGCCGCCCTTGCGGTCCTTCAGCCGGAACAGCTCCTGGCCGTACTCGTCCCAGCGGCCGGTCGCGTCGTACGGCTCACGCGGCAGCAGCGCGGGGAGCAGCACTTCCTGGGCGCCGATCGCGTCCATCTCCTCGCGGACGACGCGCTCCACGTTGGCGAGGACCCGCTTGCCCAGCGGCAGCCAGGACCAGATGCCGGCGGCGGTGCGGCGGACGTAGCCGGCGCGGACGAGCAGCTTGTGGCTGAGGACCTCGGCGTCCGCCGGGTCGTCGCGCAGCGTCTTCGCCATCAACTGGGACATGCGCTGGACCGGTGCGTTCGCCATGGTTCTCGTACTCCTGCCGGGTTTGGGTTATGGCAGGAGGTTAGCCGGGTGGTACGGGACGGTGGAAATCGGTTAACGGCGCAGGGGCAGCGGGGCGCCCATGACGGCGTACGGCTTGGGGGCGCTGGGGAAGTGGACCTGGCGGGCGAGGTCCTGGTAGCCGAGGGAGTGGTAGAGGCCGCGGGCGGGGCTGTCGGTGTCGATCGCCGAGAGGATGGAGCGGGGTTCGGTCGCCGTGTCGGTGATCGCGGTGATGAGGGCCCGGCCGATGCCGCGTTTCTGGTAGCGGGGGTGGACGTGCAGCTCGGTGATCACGAAGGAGTTGTCGAGCCAGTGGTCGTGGCCCTGGGCGCGGAGGTAGGGCTCGACGACGGTGGACCACCAGTGGGTGCGGTCGTTGGGCATGCCGTAGACGAAGCCGACCAGGTGGCCCTGTGCCGTCGCGCCGAGGGCTCTGGCGCCGGGGTAGCTCATGTGGCGCAGGACGATCTGGCGGCGGACGGCTACTTCGTCGGGGCCCAGGCCGAAGGCTGCGGCTTGGACTGCGAGGGCTTCGTCGACGTGAGAGGGGAGATCCAGGGGGCCGATCACGATGTCGCGAAGCATGACGGGGAGCCTACAGGGGGGTTTCGCTTGTTTGCCGGGTGCCGGGTGGATCTGGCTGGTCACGCGGTTCCCCGCGCCCCTTCTCGGCGTTGGCCCCGGCGCCCGCTAGAAAAGGACGCTCATGAACGCGCCGACCTCCTGGAAGCCGACTCGTCGGTACGTCCGCCTTGCCGCGGTGTTGAAGTCGTTGACGTACAGGCTGACGACGGGGGCGACGTCCGCGAGTGCGTAGCGGAGGACCGCTGCCATGCCCGGGGCCGCCAGGCCCTTCCCCCGGTACTCCGGGGCCACCCAGACGCCCTGGATCTGGCAGGCCCGGTCCGTCGCGGCGCCGATCTCCGCCTTGAAGACGACCTTGCCGTGGTCGTCGAGGCGGGCGAAGGAGCGGCCGGAGCCGACGAGTTCGGCGACGCGGGCCTGGTAGAGGAGGCCGCCGTCGCCGGCCAGGGGGGAGACGCCGACCTCCTCGGTGAACATCGCCACGCAGGCCGGCATGATCGTCTCCATCTCGTCCTTGCGGACGCGGCGGACGTAGGGGTCCGGGGCGATGTCGGCGGGCATGCGGTCGGTGACCATGAGGGGCTGGTGGGCGCGGACCTCGCGGGCGGGGCCCCAGTGGGGTTCGAGGAGCCGCCAGAGTTCGGCGGTGGGCTCGGCGGGGCCGACCACGGAGGAGCAGCGGCGGCCGGCCCGGCGGGCGCGGTCGGCGAAGGCGCGGATGGCGCGGGGCGTGGCGCAGATGGGGACGAGGTTGGCGCCCGCGTAGCAGAGGGAGGTCAGCATGCCGTCCTCGTACCAGCCCCACATCTCGCCGCCGAGCCGCCACGGGTCGAGGCCGGCGACCTGGACCCGTGAGGTGACGAAGGCGTTGGCCACCGGCTCGCGGTCGAGGACGGCGAGCGCGGCGTCCAGGTCGCTCGGTTCGAGGACCCGGGAGGTGGTCTGGGTCAACACGGGCGGGGCCTCACGGGTGGGGTCTGCTGATCTCCGCACTGTACCTGCGGAAGCTTGGCCATGCCGCCCCGCGTGAGGTGCCGCCCGTTTTTGGGTGGGCGCCCACTGACTCGGGTGGTTCCTGTGACTGGGCGGGTGCGGGTTTCGTGTGGCTGGTCGCGCCCACGCGGCGGAGCCGCACATTGGTACAGCCCCGCGCCCCTTTGGGGCGTTGTTCAGCCCGCCACCGAAACCGACGGCTCGCCCGACTCCGCCCCGTCCGCCTCCATCTGTTCGGCCAGCTTCATGGCCTCCTCGATGAGGGTTTCGACGATCTTGGACTCCGGGACGGTCTTGATGACCTCGCCCTTGACGAAGATCTGGCCCTTGCCGTTGCCGGAGGCGACGCCGAGGTCGGCCTCGCGGGCCTCGCCGGGGCCGTTGACGACGCAGCCCATGACGGCGACGCGGAGCGGGACCTCCATGCCGGTGAGGCCGGCCGTGACCTCCTCGGCCAGCTTGTAGACGTCGACCTGGGCGCGGCCGCAGGACGGGCAGGAGACGATCTCCAGGCCGCGCTGCCGGAGGTTCAGCGACTCCAGGATCTGGATGCCGACCTTGACCTCCTCGACGGGCGGCGCCGACAGGGAGACGCGGATGGTGTCGCCGATGCCCTCGCTGAGCAGGGCGCCGAAGGCGACCGCCGACTTGATCGTGCCCTGGAACGCGGGACCGGCCTCGGTGACGCCGAGGTGCAGCGGGTAGTCGCACTGCGCGGCGAGCTGGCGGTACGCCTCGATCATCACGACCGGGTCGTTGTGCTTGACGGAGATCTTGATGTCCCGGAAGTCGTGCTCCTCGAAGAGCGAGGCC
Proteins encoded in this window:
- a CDS encoding ferritin-like domain-containing protein; the protein is MSEANHEELRALQAALAAEHAAVYGYGVVGGRIGEQRRTEARAAYDAHRARRDALGREVRALGAEPVAAAAGYALPFPVTDPETAVRLAAELEERVAGVYSDLVRAAGDERRGLAAAALREAAVRAVRWRGRSVAFPGLAERAGAASASATPSA
- a CDS encoding aminoglycoside phosphotransferase family protein; protein product: MAFEPPQRLVRALGETAPHGDDWLEKLPEAAQQAVALRELTVERVQVPGGRSSLVLLVRRADGTPAVLKLAPPRARPESERAALAHWNGLGAVQLLEPAAEDGALLLERLHPEVSVRSLPEAKALLEAAGTLRKLWVEPPEGHPIETVAGRTGRQAEAMRASADADLVPLVDAALTAREELLAAPPEHRLLHGTFRQSKVLAGDRMPWLAVGPDPVVGECAFDLARLVRDRVEDLIAAPSGAATTRRRVRRLAESLDVDQERLRGWTLFRAVESGARARRVGRLKDAELLLEFATWL
- a CDS encoding proline--tRNA ligase, with the translated sequence MANAPVQRMSQLMAKTLRDDPADAEVLSHKLLVRAGYVRRTAAGIWSWLPLGKRVLANVERVVREEMDAIGAQEVLLPALLPREPYDATGRWDEYGQELFRLKDRKGGDYLLGPTHEEIFTLLVKDQASSYKDLPVILYQIQSKFRDEARPRAGILRGREFLMKDSYSFDLADEGLAESYALHRKAYQRIFERLGLDYRICAATAGAMGGSKSEEFLAPAEAGEDTFADCPNCDFAANTEAITYELKPVDASDVPAAEDIPTPDTPTIETLAASLGVPASATLKNLLVKVAGEIVAVGVPGDREVDMDKVEAHFAPATVEMVTEADFADRPDLVRGYVGPQGLGEKVKYIADPRVAPGTGWITGANKEHTHAKNVVAGRDFEVDEYVDVVVVQEGDPCPKCGTGLKLDRAIEIGHIFQLGRKYADALKLDVLGQNGKPVRVTMGSYGVGVSRAVAALAEQTADDKGLCWPKEVAPADVHVVAAGKALQTELALEVSDKLAAAGVRVLVDDRAGVSPGVKFTDAELIGVPQILVAGRRAGEGVVELKDRRTGEREELPVDEAIARLTATS
- a CDS encoding GNAT family N-acetyltransferase, whose amino-acid sequence is MLRDIVIGPLDLPSHVDEALAVQAAAFGLGPDEVAVRRQIVLRHMSYPGARALGATAQGHLVGFVYGMPNDRTHWWSTVVEPYLRAQGHDHWLDNSFVITELHVHPRYQKRGIGRALITAITDTATEPRSILSAIDTDSPARGLYHSLGYQDLARQVHFPSAPKPYAVMGAPLPLRR
- a CDS encoding GNAT family N-acetyltransferase, which codes for MLTQTTSRVLEPSDLDAALAVLDREPVANAFVTSRVQVAGLDPWRLGGEMWGWYEDGMLTSLCYAGANLVPICATPRAIRAFADRARRAGRRCSSVVGPAEPTAELWRLLEPHWGPAREVRAHQPLMVTDRMPADIAPDPYVRRVRKDEMETIMPACVAMFTEEVGVSPLAGDGGLLYQARVAELVGSGRSFARLDDHGKVVFKAEIGAATDRACQIQGVWVAPEYRGKGLAAPGMAAVLRYALADVAPVVSLYVNDFNTAARRTYRRVGFQEVGAFMSVLF
- the ispG gene encoding flavodoxin-dependent (E)-4-hydroxy-3-methylbut-2-enyl-diphosphate synthase; translated protein: MTAISLGMPSVPTKLAERRKSRQIQVGSVPVGGDAPVSVQSMTTTRTSDVGATLQQIAELTASGCQIVRVACPTQDDADALATIARKSQIPVIADIHFQPKYVFAAIEAGCAAVRVNPGNIKQFDDKVKEIAKAAKEHGTPIRIGVNAGSLDRRLLQKYGKATPEALVESALWEASLFEEHDFRDIKISVKHNDPVVMIEAYRQLAAQCDYPLHLGVTEAGPAFQGTIKSAVAFGALLSEGIGDTIRVSLSAPPVEEVKVGIQILESLNLRQRGLEIVSCPSCGRAQVDVYKLAEEVTAGLTGMEVPLRVAVMGCVVNGPGEAREADLGVASGNGKGQIFVKGEVIKTVPESKIVETLIEEAMKLAEQMEADGAESGEPSVSVAG